In a single window of the Anaerocolumna cellulosilytica genome:
- a CDS encoding AlwI family type II restriction endonuclease, which yields MKLKDISSVFNMGDTSFRRKTLLEDYKVLLPLLIVHKELYPTWEKNNEAQAEYFKTVVNNTKFFTEASLEANPAKRGRTLTNALIKPGLINEKRELSEVALNWVKNSNSREDKLEKLMSLYTDNLVFFRQFYKLRVYEPNGLKYFYPFRVALEFLSKYKDVRENDLLLILHLVSPEIGEEKLHEIINVYQKVVDEEITFEKFFDNYLDNMNDEKTLAIEKARNIFSQENLNEDEFWELFKNNKSKQFAYLDFYKALQEYRNTKSYDSLKALNDISKNPAIKKAFGFNQLPFKFPRTNKFTSEEFEKLNVNHKLLSDKKEDFYIQFTLSKKADLVREYSDMTKRTFALSGIISFDKGLVNLTQPWIIESLLKVAGNEINLTGIEDIKNYEGNIESDFYKDITLAVILNLSAEQVLDIENIIKQKFGVTDVTTLEYQLEQEQENRFRKVIEKDFPRKTVSELLRLFSDRSIENDREIQSIVTDSATVPTIFEYVLAIAWFYIAEKKFSLRKSVNLSLDGNFKPLTHAVGGDGDIVIEFDDVTLMLEATLMDINSQKRGELEPVIRHTANLAIRDNKRVLTIFVADKLDSNVINIFRASSFIEFESTQQRDKTIKGIDIFALRILELVTALEKKISQSRIIEVVEKYYKSSPVTIYNGWREEIVEQIFS from the coding sequence ATGAAATTAAAAGACATAAGTTCGGTTTTCAATATGGGTGATACAAGCTTTAGAAGAAAGACTTTACTTGAAGATTATAAAGTTTTATTACCACTTCTAATAGTACATAAAGAGTTATATCCTACTTGGGAAAAAAATAATGAAGCACAAGCAGAGTATTTTAAAACCGTTGTTAATAATACAAAATTTTTTACAGAGGCGAGTTTAGAGGCAAATCCAGCAAAACGTGGAAGAACTTTAACAAATGCTCTTATAAAGCCAGGTTTAATTAATGAAAAGAGAGAACTTAGCGAAGTAGCTTTAAACTGGGTTAAGAATAGTAATTCAAGAGAAGATAAACTTGAAAAATTAATGTCTTTATATACTGATAACTTAGTTTTTTTTAGACAATTTTATAAGTTGAGAGTTTATGAGCCTAATGGTTTAAAATATTTTTATCCTTTTAGAGTTGCATTAGAATTTTTATCAAAATACAAAGATGTAAGAGAAAATGATTTATTATTAATTTTACACTTAGTTTCTCCAGAAATTGGAGAAGAAAAGCTCCATGAAATTATAAATGTTTATCAAAAGGTTGTGGATGAAGAAATTACGTTTGAAAAATTCTTTGATAATTATTTAGATAATATGAATGATGAGAAAACACTTGCTATTGAGAAAGCTAGAAATATTTTCTCGCAAGAAAATCTAAATGAAGATGAGTTTTGGGAGTTGTTTAAGAATAACAAAAGTAAGCAATTTGCATATTTAGATTTTTATAAAGCACTTCAAGAATATAGAAATACAAAATCATACGATAGCTTAAAGGCTTTAAATGATATTTCTAAAAATCCTGCAATTAAAAAGGCTTTTGGATTTAATCAATTACCATTTAAATTCCCAAGAACCAATAAATTTACTTCAGAAGAGTTTGAGAAATTAAATGTTAATCATAAATTGCTTTCAGATAAAAAAGAAGATTTTTATATTCAATTTACCTTATCTAAAAAGGCAGATTTAGTAAGAGAATACTCTGATATGACGAAGAGAACCTTTGCACTTTCAGGAATAATCAGTTTTGATAAAGGTCTTGTTAATTTAACTCAGCCTTGGATAATCGAAAGCTTACTAAAAGTTGCGGGGAATGAGATTAATTTAACAGGTATAGAAGATATTAAAAATTACGAAGGAAACATAGAAAGTGATTTTTATAAAGATATTACTTTAGCTGTTATTCTAAACTTATCAGCAGAACAAGTACTAGATATTGAAAATATCATTAAACAAAAGTTCGGAGTCACAGATGTTACTACTCTTGAATATCAACTTGAGCAAGAACAAGAAAATAGATTTAGGAAAGTCATTGAAAAAGACTTTCCAAGAAAAACTGTGTCAGAACTTCTTAGATTATTTAGCGATAGAAGTATAGAAAATGACAGAGAAATTCAGAGTATTGTAACAGATTCAGCGACAGTTCCTACAATCTTTGAATATGTATTAGCAATAGCATGGTTCTACATTGCAGAGAAAAAATTTTCTTTAAGGAAAAGTGTAAATCTATCACTTGATGGCAATTTCAAACCACTTACACATGCAGTTGGCGGAGATGGAGATATTGTTATAGAATTTGATGATGTAACTTTAATGCTTGAGGCTACATTAATGGATATAAACTCTCAAAAACGTGGAGAACTTGAACCAGTAATTAGACATACGGCAAACTTAGCAATTAGAGATAATAAAAGAGTATTAACTATATTTGTAGCAGATAAGCTTGATTCAAATGTAATCAATATATTTAGAGCAAGTTCATTTATTGAATTTGAAAGTACACAGCAACGTGATAAAACTATAAAAGGTATTGATATATTTGCCCTTAGAATTTTGGAACTTGTAACTGCTCTTGAAAAAAAAATTAGCCAATCACGTATAATTGAAGTGGTTGAAAAATATTATAAATCTTCTCCTGTGACAATATATAATGGTTGGAGAGAAGAAATAGTAGAGCAAATTTTTAGTTAA
- a CDS encoding AlwI family type II restriction endonuclease, protein MIEQYWSVGTALRNPNRVIRCLDIIDTFAGITWTETTQLDYYIERILRGEVNPQNISVGRLRVLSQVDKRDYMYSNYEDAPMRGRVVGSLFEKLGLITTFPTINLTPLAKNGVKGIITQQEMIKEALINWDVGNGHNLCSPLVLTIYLILVVNNRYAIGSNVGMTGITVGEFRQFVMEIDDYSQIDNAVNNILSNRRALSGYFWEDSTEKDYKDNNLKYFKATDLVLTRYPISSSDNVLIDLDYTQRAELNRIINTYIPSAVRSICGL, encoded by the coding sequence TTGATAGAACAATATTGGAGTGTTGGAACTGCACTAAGAAACCCTAATAGAGTAATAAGATGTTTAGATATCATTGATACATTCGCAGGAATAACTTGGACGGAAACAACACAATTAGATTATTATATTGAGCGCATTTTAAGAGGTGAAGTTAATCCACAAAATATTTCAGTAGGACGATTAAGAGTATTATCTCAAGTTGATAAAAGAGATTATATGTATTCAAATTACGAAGATGCGCCTATGCGAGGTAGAGTTGTTGGAAGTTTGTTTGAAAAATTGGGTTTAATAACAACATTTCCGACTATAAATCTGACGCCATTAGCTAAAAATGGAGTTAAAGGTATTATTACACAACAAGAGATGATTAAAGAGGCTTTAATAAATTGGGATGTAGGAAATGGACATAACTTATGTAGTCCGTTAGTGCTTACTATATATTTAATTTTAGTTGTAAATAATAGATATGCGATAGGTAGCAATGTAGGAATGACTGGTATTACAGTAGGCGAATTTAGGCAATTTGTAATGGAAATTGATGATTATTCGCAGATAGATAATGCAGTTAATAATATACTTTCAAATAGAAGAGCATTGAGTGGTTACTTTTGGGAAGATTCAACTGAAAAAGATTATAAAGATAATAATTTAAAATACTTTAAAGCAACTGATTTAGTTCTTACTAGATATCCTATTTCTTCAAGTGACAATGTTTTAATAGATTTAGACTATACTCAAAGAGCAGAATTAAATAGAATTATAAATACTTATATTCCATCAGCTGTTAGAAGTATATGCGGTTTATAG
- a CDS encoding transposase codes for MSTSKTGTRYDEDFKRTLVNLYQSGGKTQAALCKEYGVSLTALTR; via the coding sequence ATGTCCACAAGTAAAACTGGAACAAGGTATGACGAGGACTTCAAACGTACTCTCGTTAACCTTTATCAATCTGGCGGTAAAACACAGGCTGCTCTCTGTAAAGAATACGGCGTTTCCCTAACCGCTCTTACCCGTTGA
- a CDS encoding IS3 family transposase — MPHTKKSDCHLHATLKQRLDAVHKHRFQHDIKILCSVLGVNRSTYYKHFHSVPADRTKENQEIAKQILQIYADYNKRLGAYKITYVLQRDHGIHISVGRVYRLMKTLQLPRMSTVKPYRNYRHKDTGNCTNHLHQEFNQKSPDIVWASDFTYIKVSGKWYYLCIVMDLSSCKIISWNISAKPDVTLVITAFKKAYDKRKYPTGLMSTLIGDLNILHFHSDSY; from the coding sequence ATTCCTCATACTAAAAAAAGCGATTGCCATCTTCACGCCACACTCAAGCAACGATTAGATGCTGTTCATAAGCATCGTTTTCAGCATGACATAAAAATTCTTTGCAGTGTATTAGGTGTCAACAGAAGTACCTATTATAAGCATTTCCACTCAGTACCTGCTGACCGCACCAAAGAAAATCAGGAGATAGCCAAACAAATTCTCCAAATCTACGCCGATTATAACAAGCGTCTTGGTGCATATAAGATTACTTATGTCCTCCAGCGTGATCATGGCATTCACATCAGTGTTGGACGAGTGTACCGCCTGATGAAAACACTTCAATTACCACGAATGTCAACGGTGAAGCCATATCGTAACTACCGGCATAAAGATACTGGCAATTGCACCAATCATCTCCATCAGGAGTTCAACCAGAAATCCCCTGACATTGTCTGGGCAAGTGATTTCACTTATATTAAAGTTTCTGGGAAATGGTATTATCTCTGTATTGTAATGGATCTATCTTCTTGCAAAATCATTTCCTGGAACATTTCAGCAAAACCTGATGTCACGCTGGTAATAACTGCATTCAAAAAAGCTTATGATAAAAGGAAATACCCTACTGGGCTCATGTCCACTCTGATCGGGGATCTCAATATACTGCATTTTCATTCAGACAGTTATTGA
- a CDS encoding DUF6809 family protein, which translates to MHNNNPEYRNINNKEINVMEELLEKKVSDEDYKEIIKLMELHTESASLETVDAFECGFRFGALIIIDLLKGNE; encoded by the coding sequence ATTCATAATAATAATCCAGAATACCGAAATATCAATAATAAGGAAATTAATGTTATGGAAGAATTATTAGAAAAGAAAGTTTCGGACGAAGACTATAAAGAGATTATAAAACTGATGGAATTACATACTGAATCTGCATCACTTGAAACAGTGGATGCTTTTGAATGTGGTTTTAGGTTTGGGGCATTAATTATTATAGATCTTTTAAAAGGTAATGAATGA
- a CDS encoding Arc family DNA-binding protein gives MPTQLSKFTLRIDSELLKKFRFVAEYNARSANREIEVLMKKHVDEFEKNHGNIELE, from the coding sequence ATGCCAACTCAACTATCCAAATTCACACTACGGATTGATTCCGAATTATTAAAAAAATTCCGTTTTGTAGCAGAATATAATGCTCGCTCTGCTAATCGCGAAATAGAAGTCCTTATGAAAAAACATGTTGACGAATTCGAAAAGAATCACGGAAATATAGAACTGGAATAA
- a CDS encoding DUF6809 family protein, which produces MESILKKLYYSYLNREQYFYDKNPEYRNINEKTIKAMETLEKRVSDEDYKTILKLMELHTESVAIETADAFECGFKQGALIMLEVLKDEKTR; this is translated from the coding sequence ATGGAGTCAATTCTCAAAAAACTATATTACAGCTATCTTAACCGAGAACAATATTTTTATGATAAAAACCCGGAATACCGTAATATCAATGAAAAGACAATTAAGGCTATGGAAACATTAGAGAAGAGAGTTTCAGACGAAGACTATAAAACCATATTGAAGCTGATGGAATTACATACTGAATCTGTAGCAATTGAGACAGCGGATGCTTTTGAATGTGGTTTTAAGCAAGGGGCATTAATCATGCTAGAAGTTCTAAAAGATGAAAAAACGAGATAA
- a CDS encoding SagB/ThcOx family dehydrogenase translates to MGRYEVERNFLKSNFNKLKSIKTDRMKGLPQPEGIKHYDTDSEIINLPTVSADIIKKQGIFQCIKDRRSIRLYSEEAINLAELSYLLWATQGVTGTNKTGLTFRTVPCSGATHTFETYLFVMNVIGLEKGIYRYLPLEHALIFLFPLDDIEKKLDEISLDQPFIPHFTKKSAVTFAWSTTPYRAEWKFDVSAHKKILIDVGHICQNLYLAGESLDMGVCAIGIYDQEAIDKLLQLDGNEEFIIYLAAVGKKKNK, encoded by the coding sequence ATGGGAAGATATGAAGTAGAGAGAAACTTTTTAAAATCTAATTTTAATAAATTGAAGAGTATTAAGACGGATAGAATGAAGGGATTACCCCAGCCAGAAGGAATAAAGCATTATGACACCGATTCAGAAATAATCAACTTACCGACCGTCAGTGCTGATATTATAAAAAAACAGGGGATTTTCCAATGTATCAAGGATAGGAGAAGTATTCGGCTTTATAGTGAGGAGGCCATAAATCTTGCAGAGTTATCCTATCTTTTATGGGCTACACAGGGTGTAACTGGAACAAATAAAACCGGTTTGACTTTTAGGACAGTTCCCTGCAGCGGAGCAACACATACTTTTGAAACCTATCTATTCGTAATGAATGTGATTGGCTTAGAGAAAGGGATTTATAGATATTTACCATTAGAGCATGCGCTAATATTCTTGTTTCCATTAGATGATATAGAAAAGAAGCTAGATGAAATTTCATTGGACCAGCCTTTTATTCCTCATTTTACTAAAAAATCAGCGGTAACCTTTGCATGGAGTACGACACCTTATAGAGCGGAATGGAAATTCGATGTGTCTGCGCATAAGAAAATCTTAATTGATGTTGGACATATTTGCCAGAATCTTTATTTGGCGGGTGAATCACTGGATATGGGAGTTTGTGCTATTGGCATCTATGATCAAGAGGCGATTGATAAGTTATTGCAATTAGATGGAAATGAAGAATTTATCATATATTTAGCAGCTGTTGGTAAAAAGAAGAATAAATAG
- a CDS encoding uracil-DNA glycosylase family protein: protein MMLFEKIKQEIMADPMNESYTKMGISPLFKASVEARIAIVGQAPGRKAEATGLFWNDLSGDRLREWMGVSREVFYNTNRIAQLPMDFYYPGKAKTGDAPPRKGFAEKWHPRLLDEMPNIEIIILIGSYAQKYYLNEKREKSLTETVRNFKKYLPEYFPLVHPSPLNLGWLKQNPWFENDILPVLKEIVIRNL from the coding sequence ATGATGTTATTCGAAAAAATCAAACAAGAAATTATGGCTGACCCAATGAATGAATCCTATACAAAAATGGGAATTTCACCATTATTTAAAGCTTCTGTAGAGGCTCGTATTGCCATAGTCGGACAAGCACCAGGACGTAAAGCAGAAGCAACTGGGTTGTTTTGGAATGATTTAAGTGGTGACCGATTAAGAGAGTGGATGGGAGTATCGCGTGAGGTATTCTATAATACGAATCGCATTGCTCAATTGCCTATGGATTTCTACTACCCGGGAAAAGCGAAAACGGGTGATGCCCCACCTAGAAAAGGATTTGCAGAAAAATGGCATCCACGCTTACTAGATGAGATGCCAAATATTGAAATTATAATTTTAATTGGAAGCTATGCACAGAAATATTATTTAAATGAAAAGCGTGAGAAAAGTTTAACAGAAACAGTGAGAAATTTTAAAAAATATTTACCGGAATATTTTCCATTGGTGCATCCTTCTCCTTTAAATCTTGGCTGGTTGAAACAAAATCCATGGTTTGAGAATGATATTTTACCGGTTCTAAAAGAAATTGTGATTAGGAACTTATAA
- a CDS encoding cupin domain-containing protein, protein MNKFVFNDYFHEPQGKIAKRMIFKSDNVIAFVLNIAKGEILPGHTHLESTLFLQVMEGNAKVVTDGKETSLQVGELIQVDGQESLQVINNGEDVLRLYVTISPMGSEAFATDANV, encoded by the coding sequence ATGAATAAGTTTGTTTTTAATGATTATTTTCATGAGCCACAGGGGAAAATTGCCAAACGAATGATTTTTAAAAGCGATAATGTAATTGCTTTTGTTCTAAACATTGCAAAAGGGGAAATACTACCGGGACACACGCATTTAGAATCAACCCTTTTCCTGCAGGTCATGGAGGGTAATGCCAAGGTTGTCACGGATGGTAAAGAAACCTCATTGCAGGTAGGAGAATTAATACAGGTTGATGGACAGGAGAGCCTGCAAGTTATAAACAACGGCGAAGATGTCTTGCGCCTTTACGTTACAATTTCACCAATGGGTTCAGAGGCTTTTGCAACAGATGCAAATGTTTAA
- a CDS encoding alpha-glucosidase, which translates to MLTRKSRLKDVYANPIGRDILDRAALQLNISKKVIANPFIRNLRLKTLPKLLKRRLSEGFVDTLLTLLNTEQDTAMSGDGKMQKAWWKEAVFYQIYPRSFKDSNGDGIGDLQGIISKLDYIKELGIDAIWLSPIYDSPNDDNGYDIRDYNKIMTEFGTMEDFEELVIEVHKRDMKLIMDLVVNHTSDEHEWYQKAVKEPESKYRDYYIFQDKPNNWTSFFSGSAWNYVEERQQYALHLFSKKQMDLNWENENLRQEIHEMVKTWLEKGVDGFRLDVINYISKRNGLPDGSEDIGRLMGYYGAEHYFYGPRLHEYLREMNEKVFRPYNAFSVGETPGTGLEMSKLLTADYRYELDMVFSFDHLETPGHTRFDEYQYDLGYLKSYMIYWMENYGNHCQPSLFYENHDNPRMISKINADPQYRIVLGKLLAVIQLTLRGTPFIYQGQELGMVNQDFHTIEELRDVESLNLYNKLCKTMGKKEAFAKILAGTRDHARTPMQWNNQQYAGFSDGEPWIRMDEDYKYCNVESQLQDEDSILHFYQELLAFRKEHSVIYYGEVCFTNKKEKDLFIYYRKDETETLCIEINLGSYNKKRKKCPQGVRLLSNYAELSPVFLRPYEASIWKQGNK; encoded by the coding sequence ATGTTAACAAGAAAAAGCCGTTTGAAAGATGTCTATGCGAATCCAATTGGTCGGGACATTCTTGACCGAGCAGCTTTACAACTAAATATCAGCAAAAAGGTTATAGCAAATCCGTTCATAAGAAATCTAAGGCTAAAGACCTTGCCTAAGCTTTTAAAAAGACGATTGAGTGAAGGCTTTGTGGATACTTTGCTTACCCTTTTAAATACCGAACAGGATACAGCAATGTCTGGTGATGGCAAAATGCAAAAAGCATGGTGGAAGGAGGCAGTATTTTATCAGATTTACCCTAGAAGCTTTAAAGACAGCAATGGAGATGGTATTGGGGATTTACAGGGTATCATAAGTAAATTGGATTATATAAAGGAGTTGGGGATTGATGCTATCTGGCTTTCACCGATTTATGATTCGCCCAATGATGATAATGGCTACGACATCAGAGATTATAACAAAATTATGACTGAGTTTGGAACAATGGAGGATTTCGAAGAATTAGTAATAGAAGTTCATAAACGTGATATGAAGCTTATCATGGATTTGGTGGTTAATCATACCTCAGATGAACATGAATGGTATCAGAAGGCTGTAAAGGAACCGGAATCCAAGTACAGAGATTATTACATCTTTCAGGATAAGCCAAATAACTGGACATCATTTTTTAGCGGTAGTGCCTGGAACTATGTAGAAGAACGTCAGCAGTATGCACTGCATTTATTTTCAAAGAAGCAAATGGATTTAAACTGGGAAAATGAAAACCTGCGGCAAGAAATTCATGAGATGGTAAAAACGTGGCTGGAGAAAGGTGTAGACGGATTCCGTCTTGATGTCATTAATTATATTTCTAAGCGCAACGGTTTACCTGATGGAAGTGAAGATATTGGTAGGCTCATGGGGTATTATGGAGCGGAACATTATTTTTATGGACCTCGTCTCCACGAGTATCTGCGTGAAATGAATGAAAAGGTATTTCGCCCATATAATGCGTTTTCAGTGGGTGAAACACCCGGAACAGGGCTGGAAATGAGTAAGCTGTTAACCGCAGATTACCGGTACGAGCTGGACATGGTATTCTCCTTTGACCATCTGGAAACACCGGGGCATACCCGTTTTGATGAGTATCAATATGACCTAGGTTATCTGAAAAGTTATATGATTTATTGGATGGAGAACTACGGGAACCACTGTCAGCCATCCCTGTTTTATGAGAATCATGATAACCCACGTATGATTTCTAAGATAAATGCAGATCCCCAGTACCGGATTGTTCTGGGGAAGCTTTTGGCAGTAATCCAGCTTACCTTGCGAGGCACGCCATTTATTTATCAGGGACAGGAACTTGGAATGGTCAATCAAGACTTTCATACAATTGAGGAGCTTCGTGATGTAGAGTCCTTGAATCTTTATAATAAGTTATGTAAGACTATGGGAAAAAAAGAGGCGTTTGCAAAGATACTTGCCGGTACAAGAGATCATGCCAGAACACCAATGCAATGGAATAATCAGCAATATGCAGGTTTTTCCGATGGGGAACCTTGGATTAGGATGGATGAGGATTATAAGTATTGCAATGTAGAGTCACAGCTTCAGGATGAGGATTCCATTCTTCACTTTTATCAGGAATTGCTTGCATTCCGAAAGGAACATAGCGTCATTTATTATGGAGAAGTATGTTTTACCAATAAAAAAGAAAAAGATTTATTTATATATTATCGTAAGGATGAAACAGAAACTCTATGTATTGAAATAAATCTGGGTTCATATAACAAGAAAAGAAAAAAGTGTCCGCAAGGGGTTCGTCTGTTATCAAATTATGCAGAGCTTTCGCCTGTATTCTTACGACCTTATGAGGCAAGTATATGGAAACAAGGAAACAAATAA
- a CDS encoding MarR family winged helix-turn-helix transcriptional regulator, whose amino-acid sequence MNKKLIAFVRELNEIEYACQRMLSQEYADVLDETITSSQIIILNHLYDGGRLLTGELARLMNISPSAISQMLNKMEKRKLIRRFINPENRREIYVELDIAGTNYIGTSQKIELSIIERFYSKLSMDDLKELKSIMQKFKQIIEQEQTNK is encoded by the coding sequence ATGAATAAAAAACTTATTGCATTTGTACGAGAACTGAACGAGATTGAATACGCATGCCAAAGGATGTTGTCTCAAGAGTATGCGGATGTTTTGGATGAGACAATAACGAGTAGTCAGATTATTATACTTAATCATCTCTATGACGGTGGTCGTCTACTCACTGGGGAATTAGCAAGATTGATGAACATCTCTCCAAGTGCAATTAGTCAGATGCTGAACAAAATGGAGAAACGCAAGCTTATCCGGCGATTTATAAACCCAGAAAACCGAAGGGAAATTTATGTAGAGCTGGACATTGCTGGAACTAACTATATTGGAACCAGTCAAAAAATAGAATTATCAATTATAGAGCGATTTTATTCCAAGCTCTCGATGGATGACCTAAAGGAGCTTAAGAGTATCATGCAAAAATTTAAGCAAATTATTGAGCAGGAACAAACGAATAAGTAA
- a CDS encoding serine hydrolase — protein MDKRKKVWFVNLILSITGLAIILTVITFISQNKKNEAKPVKQPSSGVIDSAELEKLLNQFMDEKIGVDKEAPGAAVAVVQDGRIVLSKGYGYADLNKNTAVDPKQTLFRIGSVTKTFTAAAIMQLVEEGKLDLYRDIQAYLDGIEFNNPFAEPVTIHHLLTHTSGFQVTTETMQDIYEDLSTFISLKEYIDKNKPPVIREPGTSYMYDNYAYNLLGFIIGNVTGMSYQQYMEEYILKPLKMNNTHMIITEQALMHLAVGYGSDDNPLAPYTLTPAEAPDGGMLTTAEDVAHFMIAQLNGGIYDGNYLWSEDSLKLMQQYQSSISSEYPDASYGYENLLESGKHYGQWIIGKGGDVPGYSSFILMFPKEKFGIFIAFNKQVSSAYVAREWNQLFIEQYLPVPSTAPPTYLKSSQQQLKRFEGTYSDLRIKIMLTKVTATGNGELTVEDDFTGVHKLKQKEELVFEDENGDLLAFKEDKSGNINYLKYGNPVSYAGKSTIIFQDVSANSVYEPYISNLKAMGIVYGASNGKYHPEQPLTRAQLAAMLVRMMGINLVQTRPQFIDTEGTWAERQVETAVAAGLMKGMDGQHFEPDKVLTRQEVAAILVPVFQTAVPDFLSLFQSEKVKLSEKPTSEVADSIKVLVAAGITGPDTVVNENGTVVFRGTELLTRQEAAVWFNNFIRKVVLGIE, from the coding sequence ATGGATAAAAGAAAAAAGGTGTGGTTTGTTAACTTAATATTGAGTATTACAGGGCTGGCCATTATCTTAACAGTGATTACCTTTATATCGCAGAACAAAAAGAATGAGGCAAAACCTGTCAAGCAGCCATCTTCTGGTGTAATTGACTCGGCTGAACTAGAGAAGCTGCTTAATCAGTTCATGGATGAAAAGATAGGTGTGGATAAGGAAGCTCCAGGAGCTGCTGTGGCGGTTGTACAAGATGGACGTATTGTATTGAGTAAGGGTTATGGTTATGCCGACCTGAACAAAAATACAGCAGTTGACCCAAAGCAGACCTTATTCCGAATTGGTTCAGTGACGAAGACATTCACGGCAGCAGCAATCATGCAATTGGTTGAGGAAGGGAAGCTGGACCTTTATAGGGATATTCAAGCATATCTTGATGGAATTGAGTTTAACAATCCATTTGCAGAACCTGTAACGATACATCATCTTCTTACGCATACCTCAGGGTTTCAGGTAACAACTGAAACTATGCAGGACATCTATGAAGACCTGAGTACCTTTATATCACTGAAAGAATATATTGATAAAAACAAACCTCCGGTTATACGCGAGCCCGGAACTTCTTATATGTATGATAATTACGCATATAATCTGCTTGGATTCATCATTGGGAATGTCACCGGAATGTCATACCAGCAGTATATGGAGGAGTATATACTTAAACCATTGAAAATGAATAATACACATATGATTATCACAGAACAGGCTTTGATGCACTTAGCTGTCGGATATGGAAGCGATGACAATCCACTTGCACCATATACTTTGACTCCGGCAGAAGCTCCTGACGGAGGGATGCTTACCACTGCCGAGGATGTGGCCCACTTTATGATAGCCCAGTTGAATGGAGGCATATATGATGGTAACTATTTGTGGAGTGAAGACTCCTTAAAGTTAATGCAACAGTACCAATCAAGCATCTCTTCCGAGTATCCAGACGCCTCATACGGATATGAAAATCTGTTGGAGTCTGGCAAACATTATGGGCAATGGATTATTGGCAAAGGAGGAGATGTACCTGGCTATAGCTCTTTTATCTTAATGTTTCCTAAGGAAAAATTCGGAATATTTATTGCTTTTAACAAACAGGTTTCGTCAGCTTATGTCGCAAGAGAATGGAATCAGCTGTTTATAGAGCAGTATCTTCCCGTTCCGTCTACCGCACCTCCCACTTACCTTAAATCGTCCCAACAGCAATTGAAGCGGTTTGAGGGGACATATTCAGACCTTAGGATTAAGATTATGCTGACGAAGGTTACGGCAACGGGCAATGGAGAGCTCACAGTAGAGGATGACTTCACTGGAGTTCACAAATTAAAGCAAAAGGAAGAGTTGGTCTTTGAAGATGAGAATGGAGATTTACTGGCATTCAAAGAAGACAAATCCGGTAATATAAACTATCTCAAATACGGAAATCCGGTCAGCTATGCCGGCAAATCTACGATTATTTTCCAGGATGTCTCTGCAAATAGTGTATATGAGCCATATATTAGCAACTTAAAGGCTATGGGGATTGTTTACGGGGCATCAAATGGAAAGTATCACCCGGAGCAGCCATTGACAAGGGCACAGTTAGCCGCAATGCTTGTCAGGATGATGGGGATTAACCTGGTTCAAACGAGACCGCAATTTATTGATACGGAAGGAACATGGGCTGAGCGCCAAGTAGAAACCGCTGTTGCTGCCGGCCTGATGAAAGGAATGGATGGACAGCATTTTGAGCCGGATAAGGTATTGACCCGCCAAGAGGTTGCAGCCATTCTTGTTCCAGTGTTCCAAACAGCGGTGCCTGATTTTCTTTCATTGTTTCAGTCTGAAAAGGTGAAACTCTCAGAAAAACCCACTTCTGAAGTTGCCGATAGTATAAAAGTTCTGGTTGCTGCCGGTATCACGGGTCCGGATACGGTCGTCAATGAGAATGGGACAGTTGTTTTTCGGGGAACAGAACTGTTGACGCGGCAAGAAGCGGCGGTTTGGTTCAATAATTTTATTCGTAAAGTGGTTCTTGGTATTGAATAA